The Fimbriimonadaceae bacterium nucleotide sequence GTCCAGCACGCCTGGGCGGTCGCGAACCAAAGCCTGATCGTCGACCTAGCCCAGGGCCTGGACGGCAAAATCCTTGTTCCAGGCACACGCTCGCTGAAGGCCTTCGACCGCGACGGCGTCTTTCAGTGGGCCTCCCCCCGCCAAGGCGCCAAGCGTGCCGCCGTCAGCCCGGACGGCAAGGTCTATTCCTCTGCCGAACCTCGGTTCGTCACCGAACAAGACGGCGAAACTGGCGCCACCGTGCGGCGGATCGGCCCCTTCGACTCGCCGATCAACGGAACGGCGGTCAGCCCGGACGGGAAGGTCCTCATTGTCGGGTTACGGACGGGCTATTCCTTCGTCGACGTGGCAACCGGGTTCCCCTTCGCCGCGTGGTCGTCGGAAGGGTTTTCGGAGTGGTTCCGCCATGCGTTCGCGCCGGACGGTTCCGTCTTCCTGGCAAACAATGCCTCGCTAAGGCATTTCGAAGTTTCTAGCGGCCGACTTCTGGAGACCGTGGATACCGAACCCGTCGTGGAGGTCGGCTTGTCCTCGGACGGGAGCCGGCTCTACTATGCCCGGAGCGGCCACGACAATCCCCAACTCCGTTGCCTCGACACGGCCACGCGTCAAGTTGTCTGGAGCGACCCCAGTTTCGTCGAGAGCCTGCGGTTGGGCGCGAACGGCGACAGCCTGGTCGCTGGGGGCTACGCCATCTATCGGTTCGACCCCCAAACGGGCGCGCGCGAGGAGTACGCCTCGTCGAGTCTCGCACCCATCTGCGGCCTAACGGAGACCGGCGGCGGCAAGGTCCTCTTCGGCTACATGGACGGCCAAGCCGAGTACCGGCAACTCGACGACCTTAGCCGTCCGGTCGGGCGACTCATGCCCGGCAGCGCCGCCTACGAGGTCATCGGCTATTGCCGGGATGCCGCCTCCTGGGTGGTGAGGACCCTCCCGGACAAAGCGATCTCGCTGCTCGATGCTGAAACGGGCCGGTTCGGTGCGACCTTGAGCGTCCCAGGTGAGTTTGACTTCTCGCTCTCCCCGAACGGCCGGTACCTCGCCTCCCGCAAGGACGGCACGGTACGGCTCTACGACCTCGTGTCCAAGACGCTCGTTGGCCAAGCAGCCTATAACGGCACGCCCGTGCCGTTGAACGATGGCCGGCGGGTCATCGTGTGCTCCAACAACACGATCGAGGTCGACGTGCCCACGGGAACGATCTTGCGGTCCATGACCCCGACTGGCGGGCCCCAGTTGAGCGAGGACGGCGAAAGGCTGGTCTTGAGCAAGTTCGACCGAGTCCTCGTTTACCGCACTTCGGACTTCGTCTTGCTCGGAGGTTTTATCCACGCGTCCGGAGTGGAAAGGGCGGTTTCGCCCAGCGGCGATTACATGGCGATCGTCGAGAGCCGGGTCGTCAAGGTCTATGAGTCGAGGACCGGCCGTCTCGTCGGCGCGATCGCTTGGCCCGTGGCCGCGGCGAAGTCCACGTCCCTGCAAAGGTGGAACTGGGTGTCGGGCGACCTGCTGGCGATGGTCGCCTATCAACCGGTGGTCCGGCTGGTGACCCCGAGCGGGCAACAGGTCGATTCCTTCCGGACGGAATGGCCCGAAAACCCGCAGTCGCTTGCCGCTTCTCCGGACGGGTCGCGCTGGCTGATGTCGGCGGCGGACGCCTCGCTGGTCTCGCTCCGCGTACGCTAGGGGCCCTCCCACCCTGCCTGCAAGCGCCAGCTTGTAGGCAGGCGGGGAAGGGCACGGGGAAGCGGCGACGAGGGCCAGCGCGGGCGTGATCGTGCAAGAGAGGGGCGCGTCGAACCTGCAGACCGTGCTATCCTGGATGGATTCGGCCCTAGCGGGCCAACCCGGCCCAGACACCGCTGTCTGGAAGGTACGCGCAGGTGAAGAACTACACCCCCGACCAGATTCGAAACGTTGCCATCGTCGGCCATGGAGGGTCCGGCAAGACCATGCTTGTGGAGCACCTGCTCTACACCGCCGGTGCCACAGACCGGGTCGGCACGGTCGAAGCCGGGAACACGCAGAGCGACCACGACCCGCTCGAAGTGCGCCGCAAGATCAGCGTCAGTGCATCGATCCTCTCCCTTGAGTGGCACGACCACAAGATCAACTTGATCGACGTCCCGGGTTATCCGGATTTCATCGGCGACCTGCACGCGGTGGCCCGCGTCGTGGACGCCATGGTCATCGTCTGCGAGGCGAAGAAAGACCTCGACGTGGGCTTTGACCTCGCCTGGGAGGTCGCGGAGAAAGCCGGGCTCGCCCGTTGCATCTTCGTCAACAAGCTTGAGCGCGACAACGCCGATTTCCCCGGTTTCATGGAGACGCTGCACGAGCGCTTCAGCAACCGCGTGGTGGAATGCCAAATCCCGATCGGCCATCAGGCCGCCTTCAGCGGCGTCCTCGACCTGCTGAACATGAAGGTCTATAAGGGCAAAGACCGTGGCGTCGAGATCGAAGAGATCCCCTCGGGCTACACCGAGGAGGCGGAGAGGCTCCACGACAAGATGATGGACGCCGCCGCAGAAGGCGACGACGAGCTCATGGAGAAGTACCTCGGTGGGGAACAGCTCACCGAAGAGGAAGTGGAGCACGGCCTGATGTTCGGCGTCAAGGAAGGCCGCGTGGTGCCGGTCTTGATCGGCTCGGCGGCGAGCGGCATCGGCGTCGCCACTCTGCTGGACCGCATCGTTGGCGAGCTGCCGTCGCCGGTCTACCACCCGTTCACGACCGTTGAGGGCACGAAAATGGAGGAGGACCCCAACGGGCCGCTCGTCGGCTTCGTCTTCAAGACCACCGCCGACCCCTATGTCGGCAAGATCAACTATGTGCGCATTTTCAGCGGGTCGCTGAAGGCGGACGACCACGTCCTGAACGTGAACCACGAGAAGGACGAGCGCGTCCACAACCTCTTCTTCCCCCACGGCAAGGCGCAGGAGGCCGCGACCCTCGTGCAGGCGGGCGACTTCTGCGCGATCGCCAAGCTCCAAGACACCCACACGGGCGACACCCTGACGACGGCCAAGGACCGGATCCAACTCCCGCCGATCGACTTCCCCGAGCCGATCTACCGCGTGGCCGTGAAGCCCGCGACCAAGGCCGACGAGGACAAGCTCGGCGGCGCGATCCAGCGGCTGCTGGAGGAAGACCCGACCCTCCACTACACGCGCGACACGGTCATGCACCAGGAGCTGCTCGAGGGAATGGGCGACATTCACATCGAGACGGCGGTCGAGAAGCTGAGGTCCCGATTCGGGGTGAACGTGGAGCTGGTCGAAGCGAAAGTCCCTTACAAGGAGACGGTTCGCGTGAAGGGCGAGGCGCAGGGCCGGCACAAGCGCCAGACGGGCGGCAAGGGCCAGTTTGGCGACTGCTGGCTCCGACTGGAGCCGCTCCCCCGGGGCACGGGCTTCGAGTTCGGCAGCGAGGTCGTCGGGGGCGCCATCCCCAAGAACTTTATCCCCGCGATCGAAAAGGGCGTGCGCGAGACGATGGTCTCCGGCTTTCTCGCCGGCTATCCCGTCGTGGACGTGAAGTGCGTGGTCTATGACGGCAGCTACCACGACGTGGACTCCAGCGAGCAGGCCTTCAAGACGGCCGCCCGCATCGGGTTCAAAGCTGCCGCTGAGAAGGCTCAGCCGACCATCCTGGAACCCGTGCTCAAGCTCGAGGTCGACGTGCCGGACGAGGCGGTGGGCGACGTGGTGGGCGACCTGAACACCCGCCGCGCCCATATGCAGGGCATGGAGCCTTGTGCGCCGGGGAAGACCCGCATCAGCGCCACCGTCCCGATGGCGACCATGATGCGCTACGCGCTGGACCTGCGGTCTATAACCAAGGGCCGCGGCCTCTTCCGCGCCAATGTCTCGCACTACGACGAAGTGCCGCAGAACGAGCAACAGAACCTTATCAAGGAGTACCAGGCGCACCGCAAGGAGGACGAGGACCACTAGCGTGGAACGGGCCCAGGGTTCAGGCTCCTGGGCCACCGCCTGTGCCGGACAGGAGAGCCTGGCCCTAACTGAGCGGTTTAGGGGCAGGGGACTTCACGGCTGCCGTAGGGTACGTCGGCCTCTATCTTCCAGACCGCTTCGGGCATCGGCGCGTCCGTGAGGAGCGGCCAGATGAAGGAATAGCCGACCATGTGTCCCTCCCGGTCCAGATAGCACTTTTCGGTCATGTTGCGATTGACGACCGATCCACTCTTTAGGGCTACCAAGACCTTGCCCTTGCGGTTGAACAAGGGCGACGACGGCCCTCTCGTGTGCACCGTGTGCATCAGGCAATAGACCACACCATGGTTAGGGTCGGCGTTCTGAAGCGCTTCGAGATACTTCCCGTCGCCTTCGCTTGGGACGGGCCAGTAACTCACCGAAAACTTTGAATAGCGCGTAGCTGCTTCGTTAGCGCCCTTGGCGTAATTGTCTTCCGGACATTTCAGAACGCGGGAATCCCCTGTGTAGCGTGCCAGGACGGACCAATCCGTCAAGAGAGTCTTTGGATAGGCGTCCCCGCCGTTGTCTGTGTTGTATTGCTCCAGCGCGGCAGAAATCTGATGGAGGTTTGATCTGCACACGGTTTCCTTTGAGGATCGAAGACTGGGCCCGAGAACCGAGAACACGATGCCCATCAGAACAAGCACGATGCCCACCGCGACCAGCAGCTCAACGAAGGCTTAATCCGCGCGAGAGAGAACGAGACGTTCTCAACCTTGTTCCCCCAAGTACGCATGGATTTTCGATCCTATGGCACCGACGGCCGTCCCGACCAGAAGACCCTGCACCGTCCCCATTATCAGCGGGGCCACGTTCCCCCCGAAGAAGGCCAGCGCTGAGCCAAAGTAGCACAGAAACGCAGACAAGAAATAGAGGTGGGAGGGTTTCATAGAACCACTTTTTTGACGCCCTAGTGTTACGATCAACCAGGACAGCAGGCCAGCAGCCATACAGACCGTCAACCAGAAAGAACTCGAATAAGTGTTCACGACGCTCGTCAGCCAACGATCCATGGGGCCGGGCCCGCCGGAAGAACCCTCTCGGCCCGCTGAACCCCCTCCGCCCCTGCCGGGGCACCTCCCCCGAAGCATCGGGGGAGGAGTGGCTGTCGTGCTTCGACGAAAGCCCCTCCCCAGGCTTGGGGAGGGGGGCAGGGGGAGGGGTGGCGCAGGTTCCCTCCCGGTACAGGAAACCCCCTCCGCCCCTGCGGGGCACCTCCCCCGAAGAATCGGGGGAGGAGTGGCCGTCGTGCTTCGACGAAAACCCCTCCCCAGGCTTGGGGAGGGGGCAGGGGGGAGGGGTGGCGCAGGTTCCCGCCCGGTGCAGGGAAACCCCCTCCGCCCCTGCGGGGCACCTCCCCCGAAGCATCGGGGGAGGGGTGGGTTCCCTGTCTCGGCCCGGGAGCACCCCCTCCGCCCCTTCGGGGCACCTCCCCCGAAGCATCGGGGGAGGGGTGGCGCAGGCTCATTGCCTCGGTACAGGGAAACCCCCTCCGCCCCTGCGGGGCACCTCCCCCGAAGCATCGGGGGAGGGTGGGCCGGGCTGTTGCCCGCTTGACTGTGCTAGACTCGCCGCTTCCCCGGAATGCGGCACGAACTCGTCTTAGTCATCGATTTCGGCGGGCAATACGCGCAGCTCATTACGCGGCGTGTCCGCGAGCTGGGCGTCTTTAGCGAGATGGTCGCTTGGCCGCACGCCGCCGACGCGGTCCGCGAGAAGAAGCCGGACGCGGTGATCCTGAGCGGCGGGCCGAAGTCGGTCTTGGCCGAGGGCGCCCCCGACCTCGACATGAGCGTGCTTCAGGGCATCCCCGTCCTGGGAATCTGCTACGGCCAGCAGCTTATGGCGCACCGCTTGGGCGGGGAAGTCGCTCGGTCGTCCGACCGTGAGTATGGGCGGCGGCACTTGAAGAACGTGCGGGCCGGCGCCCTTGTGGACGGGTTGCGCGACGACCAGGTTTGGATGAGCCATGGAGACCAAGTGATCACCTGCCCGCCCGGCTTCGTAGCGACCGCCTCGACCGAGACCTGCCCTGTGGCCGCCTTCGAGAACCCCGAGGCGCGCCAATACGGCGTCCAGTTCCATCCGGAAGTCAGCCACACCCCGGACGGGCAGACCGTGCTGCGCCGCTTCCTCTTCGACGTCGCCAAGCTCCGCGGGGATTGGACGAGCGAGCACTTTATGGAGGACGCCATCGAGCGGGTCCGCCAAGAAGTCGGGAGCCAGCAAGTGGTCTGCGCAGTCAGCGGCGGCGTGGACAGCTCCGTCGTGGCGGCGCTCCTGAACCGGGCCATCCCGGACCAAGTGACCTGCGTCTTCATCGACCACGGCCTTCTGCGGAAGGGCGAGGCGGAGCAGGTGGTCGACACCTTCACCCGGATCGTCCACGCCAAGCTCGTCCACATCGATGCTTCGGAGCAGTTCTTCGGCGCCCTGAAGGGCGTGACCGACCCCG carries:
- a CDS encoding WD40 repeat domain-containing protein; the encoded protein is MPKAITPIILILCGASGAFAQRVVQHAWAVANQSLIVDLAQGLDGKILVPGTRSLKAFDRDGVFQWASPRQGAKRAAVSPDGKVYSSAEPRFVTEQDGETGATVRRIGPFDSPINGTAVSPDGKVLIVGLRTGYSFVDVATGFPFAAWSSEGFSEWFRHAFAPDGSVFLANNASLRHFEVSSGRLLETVDTEPVVEVGLSSDGSRLYYARSGHDNPQLRCLDTATRQVVWSDPSFVESLRLGANGDSLVAGGYAIYRFDPQTGAREEYASSSLAPICGLTETGGGKVLFGYMDGQAEYRQLDDLSRPVGRLMPGSAAYEVIGYCRDAASWVVRTLPDKAISLLDAETGRFGATLSVPGEFDFSLSPNGRYLASRKDGTVRLYDLVSKTLVGQAAYNGTPVPLNDGRRVIVCSNNTIEVDVPTGTILRSMTPTGGPQLSEDGERLVLSKFDRVLVYRTSDFVLLGGFIHASGVERAVSPSGDYMAIVESRVVKVYESRTGRLVGAIAWPVAAAKSTSLQRWNWVSGDLLAMVAYQPVVRLVTPSGQQVDSFRTEWPENPQSLAASPDGSRWLMSAADASLVSLRVR
- the guaA gene encoding glutamine-hydrolyzing GMP synthase, producing the protein MRHELVLVIDFGGQYAQLITRRVRELGVFSEMVAWPHAADAVREKKPDAVILSGGPKSVLAEGAPDLDMSVLQGIPVLGICYGQQLMAHRLGGEVARSSDREYGRRHLKNVRAGALVDGLRDDQVWMSHGDQVITCPPGFVATASTETCPVAAFENPEARQYGVQFHPEVSHTPDGQTVLRRFLFDVAKLRGDWTSEHFMEDAIERVRQEVGSQQVVCAVSGGVDSSVVAALLNRAIPDQVTCVFIDHGLLRKGEAEQVVDTFTRIVHAKLVHIDASEQFFGALKGVTDPEQKRKVIGAEFVRCFERHAGEFNDCAYLAQGTLYPDVIESGSGTASKIKTHHNVGGLPDWMKLKVVEPLKWLFKDEVRDLGRRLDLPGEVVDREPFPGPGLAVRILGEVTPERVRVVQEADWIFRSEIREAGLHPGIWQSYAALLDVRSVGVMGDERTYEHPIVLRAVQSEDAMTAQAFPFDFGFLERVASRIVNEVEGVNRVLYDLTSKPPATIEWE
- a CDS encoding elongation factor G, with the translated sequence MKNYTPDQIRNVAIVGHGGSGKTMLVEHLLYTAGATDRVGTVEAGNTQSDHDPLEVRRKISVSASILSLEWHDHKINLIDVPGYPDFIGDLHAVARVVDAMVIVCEAKKDLDVGFDLAWEVAEKAGLARCIFVNKLERDNADFPGFMETLHERFSNRVVECQIPIGHQAAFSGVLDLLNMKVYKGKDRGVEIEEIPSGYTEEAERLHDKMMDAAAEGDDELMEKYLGGEQLTEEEVEHGLMFGVKEGRVVPVLIGSAASGIGVATLLDRIVGELPSPVYHPFTTVEGTKMEEDPNGPLVGFVFKTTADPYVGKINYVRIFSGSLKADDHVLNVNHEKDERVHNLFFPHGKAQEAATLVQAGDFCAIAKLQDTHTGDTLTTAKDRIQLPPIDFPEPIYRVAVKPATKADEDKLGGAIQRLLEEDPTLHYTRDTVMHQELLEGMGDIHIETAVEKLRSRFGVNVELVEAKVPYKETVRVKGEAQGRHKRQTGGKGQFGDCWLRLEPLPRGTGFEFGSEVVGGAIPKNFIPAIEKGVRETMVSGFLAGYPVVDVKCVVYDGSYHDVDSSEQAFKTAARIGFKAAAEKAQPTILEPVLKLEVDVPDEAVGDVVGDLNTRRAHMQGMEPCAPGKTRISATVPMATMMRYALDLRSITKGRGLFRANVSHYDEVPQNEQQNLIKEYQAHRKEDEDH